A genome region from Carya illinoinensis cultivar Pawnee chromosome 2, C.illinoinensisPawnee_v1, whole genome shotgun sequence includes the following:
- the LOC122301063 gene encoding FCS-Like Zinc finger 8-like, translated as MADSTPESLQSDTLGPRHISSSLFSIPGFIVGFGTKCLSESDSVRSPTSPLDLKAFPKLNSPFGHKSPRTQSHQSGHKKKWDCSKVGLGIINSLVNETKPSADVLDSPRKNVIFGPQVKTKPNHESLYSSVKSNSLPKNYIFSSLLETKTLNPQLGGTNVTFDIEGISLESGQTKTVASCLLDPTSSSSLDYGLTQNHSLSFMNFCSENKTSIASSPLILNRGSQVANSLDNKPSSLPIPIGASHGILSSFSAREIELSEDYTCIISHGPNPKTTHIFGDCILDCHMNELADFGKKDGSGSKSLQEAETLKRLIPFHSEETFSFCYLCKKILQEGEDIYIYRGEKAFCSFECRAEVIFAEESEETCNNSAEISPGSSYHEDLFLMGMPFAT; from the exons ATGGCTGATTCTACTCCAGAGTCTTTGCAATCTGATACATTGGGCCCGAGACATATTAGCAGCTCACTTTTCAGCATCCCTGGTTTCATTGTAGGGTTTGGTACTAAGTGTTTATCAGAGTCTGACTCCGTTAGGAGCCCTACATCTCCTTTGGATTTGAAAGCTTTTCCAAAGCTTAATAGCCCCTTTGGTCATAAGTCCCCAAGAACACAATCCCACCAAAGCGGGCATAAAAAGAAGTGGGATTGCAGTAAAGTAGGCCTTGGCATCATAAATTCACTTGTGAATGAAACCAAACCTTCTGCGGATGTACTTGATTCACCGAGGAAGAATGTAATCTTCGGACCACAGGTGAAGACTAAACCAAACCATGAATCACTTTATTCTTCCGTAAAATCCAACTCTTTGCCTAAAAACTACATCTTTTCGTCACTTTTGGAAACCAAGACTCTCAATCCCCAATTAGGTGGCACAAATGTTACATTTGACATTGAAGGCATCTCTTTAGAATCTGGCCAGACTAAAACTGTTGCATCTTGCTTGTTGGATCCCACCAGTTCTTCATCCTTAGATTATGGATTAACCCAAAATCACAGTTTGAGTTTTATGAACTTTTGTTCGGAAAATAAAACTAGCATAGCGAGTTCACCTCTGATACTTAACCGAGGCTCACAGGTAGCGAATTCTTTGGATAACAAACCAAGTTCACTTCCAATTCCTATTGGAGCCAGTCATGGAATTCTGAGTTCCTTTTCAGCAAGAGAGATAGAGCTTTCTGAGGATTATACCTGTATAATTTCTCACGGTCCAAATCCTAAAACAACTCATATTTTTGGTGACTGTATTTTGGATTGTCACATGAATGAGTTGGCTGATTTTGGTAAGAAGGATGGATCGGGGAGTAAATCATTACAAGAGGCTGAAACCTTGAAGAGATTAATACCATTTCACTCTGAAGAGACTTTTAGCTTCTGTTACTTATGCAAGAAAATACTGCAAGAGGGGGAAGACATTTATATATACAG GGGTGAGAAAGCATTTTGCAGTTTTGAGTGTCGTGCTGAGGTTATTTTTGCTGAGGAGTCAGAGGAAACTTGCAATAACTCTGCTGAAATCTCTCCTGGATCAAGCTACCATGAAGATCTCTTCCTAATGGGTATGCCCTTTGCTACATGA
- the LOC122301064 gene encoding MAR-binding filament-like protein 1-1 isoform X2 has product MGFVTGSPCYLYPHPLYQSRFPSSYSSQSTFFYSCSRNAGTKRKNVAPMASLQREDPNHGVRCKRRAILFVGLSILPLLQLTARALERVGTRKLARARRQIIEKAENRDFNLNESLLKKPEENQEAKQALQIHAPPNLSDATLNPLQRDAPPNPLQRDVPPNNVLSLLNGLGIFSSGVLGALYALAQREKTAQNAEIESMKSQLKEKEAAIVSSERSFESKLLNEQEERTKQLRKVKVEQQSLLSQLNSANSTITGLGQELKREKRLIEELRFQIQSLETSISMARDDKKALEENLKERLYSITVLQESSNLLSLELKDKEENVRSLSSSLAEKELELNNLNFIYKQTKDELARAHSQIQELELEYLKTQKELESKNSTVDELNSRASSLTFDRDESKRKLDVIQEEYDDLRLSSEEKAALNAKLLGEKEEELQQLKQKLELAVNEVSGNQAIISDLTQERDNLRKMLDIELKKVKHLKHELQSTKESLGKSTNEVSDLTNQLQQARELCTELKGEISRAQTQFVEVRESRQRALDEAKLSSEVLAGELTAVKECLTKKEEELQIASHELAGVVENRDSLQKELVDLYKKAETAANDLIEEKKVVSSLNKELQAWEKRILKEKEARKSLEKHLEEATKSLDEMNRKYLILSGELEKANSQISSLKDGKELLYKSLTEQKNISKEARENLEDAHNLVMRVGKERVRLEKRANKLEEGLASAKGEILRLKSQINSSKSLVNNQQQQPKQGEAEGTITVTPRRNSRRKKASSQ; this is encoded by the exons ATGGGCTTCGTGACAGGGAGCCCCTGCTATTTATACCCTCATCCTCTCTACCAATCtcgctttccttcttcttattcttctcaATCCACtttcttctattcttgctcAAGAAATGCAGGGACCAAGAGAAAGAATGTTGCTCCAATGGCTTCTCTGCAACGTGAGGATCCAAACCACGGCGTCCGCTGTAAGAGAAGGGCCATTCTGTTTGTGGGTCTTTCAATTCTTCCTTTGTTGCAACTCACGGCCAGAGCTCTTGAACGTGTGGGAACAA GAAAATTAGCTCGTGCCCGACGTCAAATCATAGAGAAAGCTGAAAACAGAGACTTCAATTTGA ATGAAAGTTTGCTAAAGAAACCAGAGGAGAACCAAGAAGCAAAG CAAGCACTTCAAATACATGCTCCACCAAATCTAAGTGATGCTACACTAAACCCACTTCAAAGAGATGCCCCACCAAATCCACTTCAAAGAGATGTTCCACCAAATAACGTCCTATCTCTCTTGAATGGACTTGGAATATTTAGTTCTGGCGTGCTTGGTGCTCTCTATGCATTGGCTCAGAGAGAAAAGACAGCTCAAAATGCAGAAATAGAATCT ATGAAATCCCAACTGAAAGAAAAGGAAGCTGCCATTGTTTCATCAGAGAGAAGCTTTGAGTCAAAGCTACTAAATGAACAAGAAGAACGGACCAAGCAACTCAGAAAGGTGAAGGTGGAGCAGCAGTCCTTATTGAGCCAACTAAATTCAGCAAACAGTACAATTACAGGTTTGGGACAGGAgctgaaaagagagaaaagattgATTGAGGAGCTTAGATTTCAAATTCAGAGTCTTGAAACCAGCATTTCAATGGCTAGGGATGATAAAAAGGCACTTgaagagaatttgaaggaaaGACTTTATTCAATTACAGTCTTACAAGAAAGCAGCAATTTACTCAGTTTAGAGCTCAAGGATAAAGAAGAGAATGTTCGGAGTCTTAGCTCTTCTCTGGCTGAAAAGGAACTAGAGTTAAACAACTTGAATTTTATCTACAAGCAAACTAAGGATGAACTAGCGAGAGCACATTCTCAAATCCAGGAATTGGAACTTGAATACCTGAAAACTCAGAAGGAATTAGAATCAAAAAATTCTACAGTGGATGAATTAAATTCTAGAGCAAGTTCTTTAACTTTTGATAGAGACGAGTCTAAGAGGAAGTTGGATGTGATTCAGGAGGAATACGATGATCTAAGGTTATCTTCTGAGGAGAAGGCGGCTCTGAATGCTAAGCTTTtgggagaaaaagaagaggaactTCAGCAGCTAAAGCAAAAACTTGAGCTTGCTGTCAATGAAGTGAGTGGAAACCAAGCAATAATTTCTGATTTGACCCAAGAGCGGGATAACTTAAGAAAAATGTTGGATATAGAATTGAAAAAGGTAAAACATCTGAAACATGAACTCCAGAGCACTAAGGAAAGTCTTGGAAAATCAACAAATGAGGTGTCTGATCTGACAAATCAACTGCAGCAGGCCAGAGAGCTGTGCACGGAGCTCAAAGGTGAGATCTCCAGGGCTCAGACACAGTTTGTAGAAGTTAGAGAGTCACGTCAGAGGGCCCTTGATGAGGCAAAACTAAGTAGTGAAGTTCTGGCCGGTGAGCTTACAGCAGTGAAGGAATGTCTGACGAAAAAGGAGGAGGAGCTGCAAATTGCATCCCATGAACTGGCAGGCGTGGTAGAAAATCGTGATAGCTTACAGAAGGAACTGGTTGATTTGTATAAAAAAGCAGAAACTGCAGCCAATGAtttaatagaagaaaaaaaggttGTTTCTTCCTTAAACAAAGAACTTCAAGCTTGGGAGAAACGAATCTTGAAGGAAAAAGAGGCCCGGAAATCTCTCGAAAAACACCTGGAGGAGGCTACCAAATCACTTGATGAGATGAACCGAAAATATTTGATTCTTTCAGGCGAGCTAGAGAAGGCAAATTCTCAAATTTCCAGCCTTAAAGATGGAAAAGAGTTGCTTTACAAGTCTCTTACAGAGCAAAAGAATATATCGAAAGAGGCCCGAGAAAACTTGGAAGATGCACATAACCTTGTCATGAGAGTTGGCAAGGAAAGGGTGAGGTTGGAGAAGCGGGCAAATAAACTGGAGGAGGGATTGGCATCTGCCAAGGGTGAAATATTGCGGCTAAAGAGTCAAATAAATTCTTCAAAGTCTCTTGTAAATAACCAGCAACAACAACCAAAGCAAGGTGAAGCTGAAGGCACTATCACTGTTACTCCAAGGAGAAATAGTAGGAGGAAAAAGGCCAGTTCCCAGTAA
- the LOC122301064 gene encoding MAR-binding filament-like protein 1-1 isoform X3 — MGFVTGSPCYLYPHPLYQSRFPSSYSSQSTFFYSCSRNAGTKRKNVAPMASLQREDPNHGVRCKRRAILFVGLSILPLLQLTARALERVGTNESLLKKPEENQEAKQALQIHAPPNLSDATLNPLQRDAPPNPLQRDVPPNNVLSLLNGLGIFSSGVLGALYALAQREKTAQNAEIESMKSQLKEKEAAIVSSERSFESKLLNEQEERTKQLRKVKVEQQSLLSQLNSANSTITGLGQELKREKRLIEELRFQIQSLETSISMARDDKKALEENLKERLYSITVLQESSNLLSLELKDKEENVRSLSSSLAEKELELNNLNFIYKQTKDELARAHSQIQELELEYLKTQKELESKNSTVDELNSRASSLTFDRDESKRKLDVIQEEYDDLRLSSEEKAALNAKLLGEKEEELQQLKQKLELAVNEVSGNQAIISDLTQERDNLRKMLDIELKKVKHLKHELQSTKESLGKSTNEVSDLTNQLQQARELCTELKGEISRAQTQFVEVRESRQRALDEAKLSSEVLAGELTAVKECLTKKEEELQIASHELAGVVENRDSLQKELVDLYKKAETAANDLIEEKKVVSSLNKELQAWEKRILKEKEARKSLEKHLEEATKSLDEMNRKYLILSGELEKANSQISSLKDGKELLYKSLTEQKNISKEARENLEDAHNLVMRVGKERVRLEKRANKLEEGLASAKGEILRLKSQINSSKSLVNNQQQQPKQGEAEGTITVTPRRNSRRKKASSQ, encoded by the exons ATGGGCTTCGTGACAGGGAGCCCCTGCTATTTATACCCTCATCCTCTCTACCAATCtcgctttccttcttcttattcttctcaATCCACtttcttctattcttgctcAAGAAATGCAGGGACCAAGAGAAAGAATGTTGCTCCAATGGCTTCTCTGCAACGTGAGGATCCAAACCACGGCGTCCGCTGTAAGAGAAGGGCCATTCTGTTTGTGGGTCTTTCAATTCTTCCTTTGTTGCAACTCACGGCCAGAGCTCTTGAACGTGTGGGAACAA ATGAAAGTTTGCTAAAGAAACCAGAGGAGAACCAAGAAGCAAAG CAAGCACTTCAAATACATGCTCCACCAAATCTAAGTGATGCTACACTAAACCCACTTCAAAGAGATGCCCCACCAAATCCACTTCAAAGAGATGTTCCACCAAATAACGTCCTATCTCTCTTGAATGGACTTGGAATATTTAGTTCTGGCGTGCTTGGTGCTCTCTATGCATTGGCTCAGAGAGAAAAGACAGCTCAAAATGCAGAAATAGAATCT ATGAAATCCCAACTGAAAGAAAAGGAAGCTGCCATTGTTTCATCAGAGAGAAGCTTTGAGTCAAAGCTACTAAATGAACAAGAAGAACGGACCAAGCAACTCAGAAAGGTGAAGGTGGAGCAGCAGTCCTTATTGAGCCAACTAAATTCAGCAAACAGTACAATTACAGGTTTGGGACAGGAgctgaaaagagagaaaagattgATTGAGGAGCTTAGATTTCAAATTCAGAGTCTTGAAACCAGCATTTCAATGGCTAGGGATGATAAAAAGGCACTTgaagagaatttgaaggaaaGACTTTATTCAATTACAGTCTTACAAGAAAGCAGCAATTTACTCAGTTTAGAGCTCAAGGATAAAGAAGAGAATGTTCGGAGTCTTAGCTCTTCTCTGGCTGAAAAGGAACTAGAGTTAAACAACTTGAATTTTATCTACAAGCAAACTAAGGATGAACTAGCGAGAGCACATTCTCAAATCCAGGAATTGGAACTTGAATACCTGAAAACTCAGAAGGAATTAGAATCAAAAAATTCTACAGTGGATGAATTAAATTCTAGAGCAAGTTCTTTAACTTTTGATAGAGACGAGTCTAAGAGGAAGTTGGATGTGATTCAGGAGGAATACGATGATCTAAGGTTATCTTCTGAGGAGAAGGCGGCTCTGAATGCTAAGCTTTtgggagaaaaagaagaggaactTCAGCAGCTAAAGCAAAAACTTGAGCTTGCTGTCAATGAAGTGAGTGGAAACCAAGCAATAATTTCTGATTTGACCCAAGAGCGGGATAACTTAAGAAAAATGTTGGATATAGAATTGAAAAAGGTAAAACATCTGAAACATGAACTCCAGAGCACTAAGGAAAGTCTTGGAAAATCAACAAATGAGGTGTCTGATCTGACAAATCAACTGCAGCAGGCCAGAGAGCTGTGCACGGAGCTCAAAGGTGAGATCTCCAGGGCTCAGACACAGTTTGTAGAAGTTAGAGAGTCACGTCAGAGGGCCCTTGATGAGGCAAAACTAAGTAGTGAAGTTCTGGCCGGTGAGCTTACAGCAGTGAAGGAATGTCTGACGAAAAAGGAGGAGGAGCTGCAAATTGCATCCCATGAACTGGCAGGCGTGGTAGAAAATCGTGATAGCTTACAGAAGGAACTGGTTGATTTGTATAAAAAAGCAGAAACTGCAGCCAATGAtttaatagaagaaaaaaaggttGTTTCTTCCTTAAACAAAGAACTTCAAGCTTGGGAGAAACGAATCTTGAAGGAAAAAGAGGCCCGGAAATCTCTCGAAAAACACCTGGAGGAGGCTACCAAATCACTTGATGAGATGAACCGAAAATATTTGATTCTTTCAGGCGAGCTAGAGAAGGCAAATTCTCAAATTTCCAGCCTTAAAGATGGAAAAGAGTTGCTTTACAAGTCTCTTACAGAGCAAAAGAATATATCGAAAGAGGCCCGAGAAAACTTGGAAGATGCACATAACCTTGTCATGAGAGTTGGCAAGGAAAGGGTGAGGTTGGAGAAGCGGGCAAATAAACTGGAGGAGGGATTGGCATCTGCCAAGGGTGAAATATTGCGGCTAAAGAGTCAAATAAATTCTTCAAAGTCTCTTGTAAATAACCAGCAACAACAACCAAAGCAAGGTGAAGCTGAAGGCACTATCACTGTTACTCCAAGGAGAAATAGTAGGAGGAAAAAGGCCAGTTCCCAGTAA
- the LOC122301064 gene encoding MAR-binding filament-like protein 1-1 isoform X1: protein MGFVTGSPCYLYPHPLYQSRFPSSYSSQSTFFYSCSRNAGTKRKNVAPMASLQREDPNHGVRCKRRAILFVGLSILPLLQLTARALERVGTRKLARARRQIIEKAENRDFNLSKDESLLKKPEENQEAKQALQIHAPPNLSDATLNPLQRDAPPNPLQRDVPPNNVLSLLNGLGIFSSGVLGALYALAQREKTAQNAEIESMKSQLKEKEAAIVSSERSFESKLLNEQEERTKQLRKVKVEQQSLLSQLNSANSTITGLGQELKREKRLIEELRFQIQSLETSISMARDDKKALEENLKERLYSITVLQESSNLLSLELKDKEENVRSLSSSLAEKELELNNLNFIYKQTKDELARAHSQIQELELEYLKTQKELESKNSTVDELNSRASSLTFDRDESKRKLDVIQEEYDDLRLSSEEKAALNAKLLGEKEEELQQLKQKLELAVNEVSGNQAIISDLTQERDNLRKMLDIELKKVKHLKHELQSTKESLGKSTNEVSDLTNQLQQARELCTELKGEISRAQTQFVEVRESRQRALDEAKLSSEVLAGELTAVKECLTKKEEELQIASHELAGVVENRDSLQKELVDLYKKAETAANDLIEEKKVVSSLNKELQAWEKRILKEKEARKSLEKHLEEATKSLDEMNRKYLILSGELEKANSQISSLKDGKELLYKSLTEQKNISKEARENLEDAHNLVMRVGKERVRLEKRANKLEEGLASAKGEILRLKSQINSSKSLVNNQQQQPKQGEAEGTITVTPRRNSRRKKASSQ, encoded by the exons ATGGGCTTCGTGACAGGGAGCCCCTGCTATTTATACCCTCATCCTCTCTACCAATCtcgctttccttcttcttattcttctcaATCCACtttcttctattcttgctcAAGAAATGCAGGGACCAAGAGAAAGAATGTTGCTCCAATGGCTTCTCTGCAACGTGAGGATCCAAACCACGGCGTCCGCTGTAAGAGAAGGGCCATTCTGTTTGTGGGTCTTTCAATTCTTCCTTTGTTGCAACTCACGGCCAGAGCTCTTGAACGTGTGGGAACAA GAAAATTAGCTCGTGCCCGACGTCAAATCATAGAGAAAGCTGAAAACAGAGACTTCAATTTGAGTAAGG ATGAAAGTTTGCTAAAGAAACCAGAGGAGAACCAAGAAGCAAAG CAAGCACTTCAAATACATGCTCCACCAAATCTAAGTGATGCTACACTAAACCCACTTCAAAGAGATGCCCCACCAAATCCACTTCAAAGAGATGTTCCACCAAATAACGTCCTATCTCTCTTGAATGGACTTGGAATATTTAGTTCTGGCGTGCTTGGTGCTCTCTATGCATTGGCTCAGAGAGAAAAGACAGCTCAAAATGCAGAAATAGAATCT ATGAAATCCCAACTGAAAGAAAAGGAAGCTGCCATTGTTTCATCAGAGAGAAGCTTTGAGTCAAAGCTACTAAATGAACAAGAAGAACGGACCAAGCAACTCAGAAAGGTGAAGGTGGAGCAGCAGTCCTTATTGAGCCAACTAAATTCAGCAAACAGTACAATTACAGGTTTGGGACAGGAgctgaaaagagagaaaagattgATTGAGGAGCTTAGATTTCAAATTCAGAGTCTTGAAACCAGCATTTCAATGGCTAGGGATGATAAAAAGGCACTTgaagagaatttgaaggaaaGACTTTATTCAATTACAGTCTTACAAGAAAGCAGCAATTTACTCAGTTTAGAGCTCAAGGATAAAGAAGAGAATGTTCGGAGTCTTAGCTCTTCTCTGGCTGAAAAGGAACTAGAGTTAAACAACTTGAATTTTATCTACAAGCAAACTAAGGATGAACTAGCGAGAGCACATTCTCAAATCCAGGAATTGGAACTTGAATACCTGAAAACTCAGAAGGAATTAGAATCAAAAAATTCTACAGTGGATGAATTAAATTCTAGAGCAAGTTCTTTAACTTTTGATAGAGACGAGTCTAAGAGGAAGTTGGATGTGATTCAGGAGGAATACGATGATCTAAGGTTATCTTCTGAGGAGAAGGCGGCTCTGAATGCTAAGCTTTtgggagaaaaagaagaggaactTCAGCAGCTAAAGCAAAAACTTGAGCTTGCTGTCAATGAAGTGAGTGGAAACCAAGCAATAATTTCTGATTTGACCCAAGAGCGGGATAACTTAAGAAAAATGTTGGATATAGAATTGAAAAAGGTAAAACATCTGAAACATGAACTCCAGAGCACTAAGGAAAGTCTTGGAAAATCAACAAATGAGGTGTCTGATCTGACAAATCAACTGCAGCAGGCCAGAGAGCTGTGCACGGAGCTCAAAGGTGAGATCTCCAGGGCTCAGACACAGTTTGTAGAAGTTAGAGAGTCACGTCAGAGGGCCCTTGATGAGGCAAAACTAAGTAGTGAAGTTCTGGCCGGTGAGCTTACAGCAGTGAAGGAATGTCTGACGAAAAAGGAGGAGGAGCTGCAAATTGCATCCCATGAACTGGCAGGCGTGGTAGAAAATCGTGATAGCTTACAGAAGGAACTGGTTGATTTGTATAAAAAAGCAGAAACTGCAGCCAATGAtttaatagaagaaaaaaaggttGTTTCTTCCTTAAACAAAGAACTTCAAGCTTGGGAGAAACGAATCTTGAAGGAAAAAGAGGCCCGGAAATCTCTCGAAAAACACCTGGAGGAGGCTACCAAATCACTTGATGAGATGAACCGAAAATATTTGATTCTTTCAGGCGAGCTAGAGAAGGCAAATTCTCAAATTTCCAGCCTTAAAGATGGAAAAGAGTTGCTTTACAAGTCTCTTACAGAGCAAAAGAATATATCGAAAGAGGCCCGAGAAAACTTGGAAGATGCACATAACCTTGTCATGAGAGTTGGCAAGGAAAGGGTGAGGTTGGAGAAGCGGGCAAATAAACTGGAGGAGGGATTGGCATCTGCCAAGGGTGAAATATTGCGGCTAAAGAGTCAAATAAATTCTTCAAAGTCTCTTGTAAATAACCAGCAACAACAACCAAAGCAAGGTGAAGCTGAAGGCACTATCACTGTTACTCCAAGGAGAAATAGTAGGAGGAAAAAGGCCAGTTCCCAGTAA
- the LOC122301070 gene encoding protein SYS1 homolog isoform X1 — MFYGSVVWDPWLIVAQIVCLQCLYYLTLGVFLTMLVGNRVPRMSLEYFFDFATVTTSTVTGWCVIASFLFSSLAGAAYMLSLIERSKKCLDFSATVYITHLFICIVYGGWPSSITWWVLNGTGIAVMALLGEHLCRKRELQEIPITRYRSNV; from the exons ATGTTCTATGGTTCAGTAGTATGGGACCCTTGGCTCATTGTTGCCCAAATTGTTTGTCTTCAATGCTTATACTATCTCACTCTTGGAGTATTCTTGACAATGCTTGTTGGGAATCGTGTGCCACGTATGAGCCTCGaatatttctttgattttgcTACTGTCACTACCTCTACAGTAACTGGGTGGTGTGTCATTGCTTCGTTTCTGTTCAGCTCGCTTGCAGG AGCAGCATATATGCTTTCTCTGATTGAGAGGTCAAAAAAGTGCTTAGACTTTTCAGCCACTGTTTACATCACGCATCTCTTCATATGCATTGTCTATGGAGGTTGGCCTTCCTCAATAACCTGGTGGGTTCTGAATGGTACTGGAATTGCAGTGATGGCTTTGCTAGGTGAACATCTGTGCAGAAAACGGGAACTGCAAGAGATTCCCATTACACGATACCGTTCAA ATGTTTGA
- the LOC122301070 gene encoding protein SYS1 homolog isoform X2, translated as MFYGSVVWDPWLIVAQIVCLQCLYYLTLGVFLTMLVGNRVPRMSLEYFFDFATVTTSTVTGWCVIASFLFSSLAGAAYMLSLIERSKKCLDFSATVYITHLFICIVYGGWPSSITWWVLNGTGIAVMALLGEHLCRKRELQEIPITRYRSRF; from the exons ATGTTCTATGGTTCAGTAGTATGGGACCCTTGGCTCATTGTTGCCCAAATTGTTTGTCTTCAATGCTTATACTATCTCACTCTTGGAGTATTCTTGACAATGCTTGTTGGGAATCGTGTGCCACGTATGAGCCTCGaatatttctttgattttgcTACTGTCACTACCTCTACAGTAACTGGGTGGTGTGTCATTGCTTCGTTTCTGTTCAGCTCGCTTGCAGG AGCAGCATATATGCTTTCTCTGATTGAGAGGTCAAAAAAGTGCTTAGACTTTTCAGCCACTGTTTACATCACGCATCTCTTCATATGCATTGTCTATGGAGGTTGGCCTTCCTCAATAACCTGGTGGGTTCTGAATGGTACTGGAATTGCAGTGATGGCTTTGCTAGGTGAACATCTGTGCAGAAAACGGGAACTGCAAGAGATTCCCATTACACGATACCGTTCAA GATTTTGA